The following are from one region of the Corylus avellana chromosome ca1, CavTom2PMs-1.0 genome:
- the LOC132182492 gene encoding uncharacterized protein LOC132182492 isoform X4, with amino-acid sequence MSKRARTSVDKAVVDIWQREVGQLSTRNFAHRLGASEDLVLRLDTYRKLEKHKGCVNTISFNADGGILVSGSDDRRVILWDWETGHIKLSFHSGHNNNVFQAKIMPCTDDRSIVTCSADGQVRHARILERGCVETTLLARHEGRAHKLAIEPGSPHIFYTCGEDGLVQHFDLRTRAATELFSCQPTDGRRINMSFIPLNAIAIDPRNPNLFAVAGSDQYTRLYDIRKYKWDGSSEFGEPTNYFCPPHLINHEHVEITGLAFSEQSELLVSYHDELIYLFTKDMGLGPNPLPASPVSMSSDASEAGGHHKLAACPSVMDTDDKVTPQVYKGHRNCRTVKGVNFFGPKSEYVVSGSDCGRIFVWKKKGGELIRVMKADKTVVNCIECHPHTMVLASSGIDHDIKIWTPKALERATLPTNIEQVLIPDRILHWFTFGDFDDDDNDDDDEDGDFFYDDDISDDVSDEDDDDDDDGSNGDENDNDDAVDDDGSKGDENNNDETQG; translated from the exons ATGAGTAAGCGAGCGAGAACCAGCGTCGACAAGGCAGTGGTCGATATTTGGCAGCGGGAGGTCGGCCAGCTCTCCACCAGAAACTTCGCGCACAGACTCGGCGCCTCCGAG GATCTTGTGCTCCGACTTGATACTTACAGGAAGCTGGAAAAGCACAAAGGTTGTGTGAACACCATAAGCTTCAATGCAGATGGTGGCATTCTGGTTTCGGGCTCCGATGACAGGCGGGTCATACTCTGGGATTGGGAAACTGGGCATATCAAGCTTTCATTTCATTCAGGTCATAATAACAATGTTTTTCAAGCAAAGATCATGCCTTGCACAGATGATCGAAGCATTGTCACCTGCTCTGCGGATGGGCAG GTGAGACATGCTCGGATTCTGGAACGTGGATGCGTGGAAACTACATTGCTTGCCAGACATGAGGGACGGGCTCATAAGTTGGCTATTGAGCCTGGGAGCCCACATATATTTTATACTTGCGGTGAAGATGGATTAGTGCAGCAT TTTGATCTGAGAACTCGGGCTGCCACTGAACTTTTCTCATGCCAACCAACTGATGGTAGAAGGATCAACATGTCATTTATCCCTCTAAATGCAATTGCCATTGATCCAAGGAACCCAAATCTCTTTGCGGTTGCAGGGTCTGATCAGTATACTCGACTTTATGATATCCGCAAGTATAAGTGGGATGGATCATCTGAGTTTGGTGAACCCACAAACTACTTTTGCCCTCCTCACTTGATTAATCATGAGCATGTTGAAATAACAGGCTTGGCCTTCTCAGAACAGAGCGAACTTCTTGTTTCATACCATGATGAGTTAATCTATCTTTTTACAAAGGATATGGGATTGGGACCTAATCCACTTCCAGCCTCTCCAGTGTCTATGAGCAGTGATGCAAGTGAAGCAGGAGGTCATCATAAATTGGCAGCTTGTCCATCAGTTATGGATACTGATGATAAAGTTACTCCCCAAGTTTACAAGGGGCACAGGAACTGTAGGACGGTGAAAGGTGTGAACTTCTTTGGGCCTAAGAGTGAGTATGTTGTGAGTGGATCAGACTGTGGCCGGATATTCGTATGGAAGAAAAAAGGTGGGGAGCTCATTCGTGTCATGAAAGCAGATAAGACTGTTGTAAACTGTATTGAGTGTCATCCCCATACCATGGTGCTTGCAAGCAGTGGAATTGACCATGACATCAAGATATGGACTCCAAAGGCCCTTGAGAGAGCTACATTGCCTACAAACATTGAACAG GTTCTGATACCTGATCGAATTCTTCATTGGTTTACCTTTGGTGACTTCGACGACGATGAcaatgacgatgatgatgaagatggtGATTTTTTCTATGATGATGATATTTCTGATGATGTTtctgatgaagatgatgatgatgatgatgatggtagCAATGGTGATGAAAATGACAATGACGACGCTGTTGATGATGATGGTAGCAAGGGTgatgaaaataataatgatg AAACCCAAGGCTAG
- the LOC132182492 gene encoding uncharacterized protein LOC132182492 isoform X3, giving the protein MSKRARTSVDKAVVDIWQREVGQLSTRNFAHRLGASEDLVLRLDTYRKLEKHKGCVNTISFNADGGILVSGSDDRRVILWDWETGHIKLSFHSGHNNNVFQAKIMPCTDDRSIVTCSADGQVRHARILERGCVETTLLARHEGRAHKLAIEPGSPHIFYTCGEDGLVQHFDLRTRAATELFSCQPTDGRRINMSFIPLNAIAIDPRNPNLFAVAGSDQYTRLYDIRKYKWDGSSEFGEPTNYFCPPHLINHEHVEITGLAFSEQSELLVSYHDELIYLFTKDMGLGPNPLPASPVSMSSDASEAGGHHKLAACPSVMDTDDKVTPQVYKGHRNCRTVKGVNFFGPKSEYVVSGSDCGRIFVWKKKGGELIRVMKADKTVVNCIECHPHTMVLASSGIDHDIKIWTPKALERATLPTNIEQVLIPDRILHWFTFGDFDDDDNDDDDEDGDFFYDDDISDDVSDEDDDDDDDGSNGDENDNDDAVDDDGSKGDENNNDAETQG; this is encoded by the exons ATGAGTAAGCGAGCGAGAACCAGCGTCGACAAGGCAGTGGTCGATATTTGGCAGCGGGAGGTCGGCCAGCTCTCCACCAGAAACTTCGCGCACAGACTCGGCGCCTCCGAG GATCTTGTGCTCCGACTTGATACTTACAGGAAGCTGGAAAAGCACAAAGGTTGTGTGAACACCATAAGCTTCAATGCAGATGGTGGCATTCTGGTTTCGGGCTCCGATGACAGGCGGGTCATACTCTGGGATTGGGAAACTGGGCATATCAAGCTTTCATTTCATTCAGGTCATAATAACAATGTTTTTCAAGCAAAGATCATGCCTTGCACAGATGATCGAAGCATTGTCACCTGCTCTGCGGATGGGCAG GTGAGACATGCTCGGATTCTGGAACGTGGATGCGTGGAAACTACATTGCTTGCCAGACATGAGGGACGGGCTCATAAGTTGGCTATTGAGCCTGGGAGCCCACATATATTTTATACTTGCGGTGAAGATGGATTAGTGCAGCAT TTTGATCTGAGAACTCGGGCTGCCACTGAACTTTTCTCATGCCAACCAACTGATGGTAGAAGGATCAACATGTCATTTATCCCTCTAAATGCAATTGCCATTGATCCAAGGAACCCAAATCTCTTTGCGGTTGCAGGGTCTGATCAGTATACTCGACTTTATGATATCCGCAAGTATAAGTGGGATGGATCATCTGAGTTTGGTGAACCCACAAACTACTTTTGCCCTCCTCACTTGATTAATCATGAGCATGTTGAAATAACAGGCTTGGCCTTCTCAGAACAGAGCGAACTTCTTGTTTCATACCATGATGAGTTAATCTATCTTTTTACAAAGGATATGGGATTGGGACCTAATCCACTTCCAGCCTCTCCAGTGTCTATGAGCAGTGATGCAAGTGAAGCAGGAGGTCATCATAAATTGGCAGCTTGTCCATCAGTTATGGATACTGATGATAAAGTTACTCCCCAAGTTTACAAGGGGCACAGGAACTGTAGGACGGTGAAAGGTGTGAACTTCTTTGGGCCTAAGAGTGAGTATGTTGTGAGTGGATCAGACTGTGGCCGGATATTCGTATGGAAGAAAAAAGGTGGGGAGCTCATTCGTGTCATGAAAGCAGATAAGACTGTTGTAAACTGTATTGAGTGTCATCCCCATACCATGGTGCTTGCAAGCAGTGGAATTGACCATGACATCAAGATATGGACTCCAAAGGCCCTTGAGAGAGCTACATTGCCTACAAACATTGAACAG GTTCTGATACCTGATCGAATTCTTCATTGGTTTACCTTTGGTGACTTCGACGACGATGAcaatgacgatgatgatgaagatggtGATTTTTTCTATGATGATGATATTTCTGATGATGTTtctgatgaagatgatgatgatgatgatgatggtagCAATGGTGATGAAAATGACAATGACGACGCTGTTGATGATGATGGTAGCAAGGGTgatgaaaataataatgatg CAGAAACCCAAGGCTAG
- the LOC132182492 gene encoding uncharacterized protein LOC132182492 isoform X6 yields MSKRARTSVDKAVVDIWQREVGQLSTRNFAHRLGASEDLVLRLDTYRKLEKHKGCVNTISFNADGGILVSGSDDRRVILWDWETGHIKLSFHSGHNNNVFQAKIMPCTDDRSIVTCSADGQVRHARILERGCVETTLLARHEGRAHKLAIEPGSPHIFYTCGEDGLVQHFDLRTRAATELFSCQPTDGRRINMSFIPLNAIAIDPRNPNLFAVAGSDQYTRLYDIRKYKWDGSSEFGEPTNYFCPPHLINHEHVEITGLAFSEQSELLVSYHDELIYLFTKDMGLGPNPLPASPVSMSSDASEAGGHHKLAACPSVMDTDDKVTPQVYKGHRNCRTVKGVNFFGPKSEYVVSGSDCGRIFVWKKKGGELIRVMKADKTVVNCIECHPHTMVLASSGIDHDIKIWTPKALERATLPTNIEQKPKARDWTDSIFSPQELMLHLLQFRRQRTSSTSPERNGENSADGREFLELFFTFNANGDASSDDAGDTTSQEDLFS; encoded by the exons ATGAGTAAGCGAGCGAGAACCAGCGTCGACAAGGCAGTGGTCGATATTTGGCAGCGGGAGGTCGGCCAGCTCTCCACCAGAAACTTCGCGCACAGACTCGGCGCCTCCGAG GATCTTGTGCTCCGACTTGATACTTACAGGAAGCTGGAAAAGCACAAAGGTTGTGTGAACACCATAAGCTTCAATGCAGATGGTGGCATTCTGGTTTCGGGCTCCGATGACAGGCGGGTCATACTCTGGGATTGGGAAACTGGGCATATCAAGCTTTCATTTCATTCAGGTCATAATAACAATGTTTTTCAAGCAAAGATCATGCCTTGCACAGATGATCGAAGCATTGTCACCTGCTCTGCGGATGGGCAG GTGAGACATGCTCGGATTCTGGAACGTGGATGCGTGGAAACTACATTGCTTGCCAGACATGAGGGACGGGCTCATAAGTTGGCTATTGAGCCTGGGAGCCCACATATATTTTATACTTGCGGTGAAGATGGATTAGTGCAGCAT TTTGATCTGAGAACTCGGGCTGCCACTGAACTTTTCTCATGCCAACCAACTGATGGTAGAAGGATCAACATGTCATTTATCCCTCTAAATGCAATTGCCATTGATCCAAGGAACCCAAATCTCTTTGCGGTTGCAGGGTCTGATCAGTATACTCGACTTTATGATATCCGCAAGTATAAGTGGGATGGATCATCTGAGTTTGGTGAACCCACAAACTACTTTTGCCCTCCTCACTTGATTAATCATGAGCATGTTGAAATAACAGGCTTGGCCTTCTCAGAACAGAGCGAACTTCTTGTTTCATACCATGATGAGTTAATCTATCTTTTTACAAAGGATATGGGATTGGGACCTAATCCACTTCCAGCCTCTCCAGTGTCTATGAGCAGTGATGCAAGTGAAGCAGGAGGTCATCATAAATTGGCAGCTTGTCCATCAGTTATGGATACTGATGATAAAGTTACTCCCCAAGTTTACAAGGGGCACAGGAACTGTAGGACGGTGAAAGGTGTGAACTTCTTTGGGCCTAAGAGTGAGTATGTTGTGAGTGGATCAGACTGTGGCCGGATATTCGTATGGAAGAAAAAAGGTGGGGAGCTCATTCGTGTCATGAAAGCAGATAAGACTGTTGTAAACTGTATTGAGTGTCATCCCCATACCATGGTGCTTGCAAGCAGTGGAATTGACCATGACATCAAGATATGGACTCCAAAGGCCCTTGAGAGAGCTACATTGCCTACAAACATTGAACAG AAACCCAAGGCTAGGGACTGGACGGATAGTATATTTTCTCCTCAGGAGTTGATGTTGCATCTACTTCAATTCCGAAGGCAGAGGACTAGCAGTACAAGCCCCGAGCGCAATGGTGAAAACTCCGCTGATGGTCGGGAATTTTTAGAGCTATTTTTTACATTCAATGCCAACGGTGATGCTTCTTCAGATGATGCAGGGGATACCACCAGTCAAGAGGATTTGTTTAGTTGA
- the LOC132182492 gene encoding uncharacterized protein LOC132182492 isoform X1 translates to MSKRARTSVDKAVVDIWQREVGQLSTRNFAHRLGASEDLVLRLDTYRKLEKHKGCVNTISFNADGGILVSGSDDRRVILWDWETGHIKLSFHSGHNNNVFQAKIMPCTDDRSIVTCSADGQVRHARILERGCVETTLLARHEGRAHKLAIEPGSPHIFYTCGEDGLVQHFDLRTRAATELFSCQPTDGRRINMSFIPLNAIAIDPRNPNLFAVAGSDQYTRLYDIRKYKWDGSSEFGEPTNYFCPPHLINHEHVEITGLAFSEQSELLVSYHDELIYLFTKDMGLGPNPLPASPVSMSSDASEAGGHHKLAACPSVMDTDDKVTPQVYKGHRNCRTVKGVNFFGPKSEYVVSGSDCGRIFVWKKKGGELIRVMKADKTVVNCIECHPHTMVLASSGIDHDIKIWTPKALERATLPTNIEQMVIFSMMMIFLMMFLMKMMMMMMMVAMVMKMTMTTLLMMMVARVMKIIMMQKPKARDWTDSIFSPQELMLHLLQFRRQRTSSTSPERNGENSADGREFLELFFTFNANGDASSDDAGDTTSQEDLFS, encoded by the exons ATGAGTAAGCGAGCGAGAACCAGCGTCGACAAGGCAGTGGTCGATATTTGGCAGCGGGAGGTCGGCCAGCTCTCCACCAGAAACTTCGCGCACAGACTCGGCGCCTCCGAG GATCTTGTGCTCCGACTTGATACTTACAGGAAGCTGGAAAAGCACAAAGGTTGTGTGAACACCATAAGCTTCAATGCAGATGGTGGCATTCTGGTTTCGGGCTCCGATGACAGGCGGGTCATACTCTGGGATTGGGAAACTGGGCATATCAAGCTTTCATTTCATTCAGGTCATAATAACAATGTTTTTCAAGCAAAGATCATGCCTTGCACAGATGATCGAAGCATTGTCACCTGCTCTGCGGATGGGCAG GTGAGACATGCTCGGATTCTGGAACGTGGATGCGTGGAAACTACATTGCTTGCCAGACATGAGGGACGGGCTCATAAGTTGGCTATTGAGCCTGGGAGCCCACATATATTTTATACTTGCGGTGAAGATGGATTAGTGCAGCAT TTTGATCTGAGAACTCGGGCTGCCACTGAACTTTTCTCATGCCAACCAACTGATGGTAGAAGGATCAACATGTCATTTATCCCTCTAAATGCAATTGCCATTGATCCAAGGAACCCAAATCTCTTTGCGGTTGCAGGGTCTGATCAGTATACTCGACTTTATGATATCCGCAAGTATAAGTGGGATGGATCATCTGAGTTTGGTGAACCCACAAACTACTTTTGCCCTCCTCACTTGATTAATCATGAGCATGTTGAAATAACAGGCTTGGCCTTCTCAGAACAGAGCGAACTTCTTGTTTCATACCATGATGAGTTAATCTATCTTTTTACAAAGGATATGGGATTGGGACCTAATCCACTTCCAGCCTCTCCAGTGTCTATGAGCAGTGATGCAAGTGAAGCAGGAGGTCATCATAAATTGGCAGCTTGTCCATCAGTTATGGATACTGATGATAAAGTTACTCCCCAAGTTTACAAGGGGCACAGGAACTGTAGGACGGTGAAAGGTGTGAACTTCTTTGGGCCTAAGAGTGAGTATGTTGTGAGTGGATCAGACTGTGGCCGGATATTCGTATGGAAGAAAAAAGGTGGGGAGCTCATTCGTGTCATGAAAGCAGATAAGACTGTTGTAAACTGTATTGAGTGTCATCCCCATACCATGGTGCTTGCAAGCAGTGGAATTGACCATGACATCAAGATATGGACTCCAAAGGCCCTTGAGAGAGCTACATTGCCTACAAACATTGAACAG atggtGATTTTTTCTATGATGATGATATTTCTGATGATGTTtctgatgaagatgatgatgatgatgatgatggtagCAATGGTGATGAAAATGACAATGACGACGCTGTTGATGATGATGGTAGCAAGGGTgatgaaaataataatgatg CAGAAACCCAAGGCTAGGGACTGGACGGATAGTATATTTTCTCCTCAGGAGTTGATGTTGCATCTACTTCAATTCCGAAGGCAGAGGACTAGCAGTACAAGCCCCGAGCGCAATGGTGAAAACTCCGCTGATGGTCGGGAATTTTTAGAGCTATTTTTTACATTCAATGCCAACGGTGATGCTTCTTCAGATGATGCAGGGGATACCACCAGTCAAGAGGATTTGTTTAGTTGA
- the LOC132182492 gene encoding uncharacterized protein LOC132182492 isoform X5: protein MSKRARTSVDKAVVDIWQREVGQLSTRNFAHRLGASEDLVLRLDTYRKLEKHKGCVNTISFNADGGILVSGSDDRRVILWDWETGHIKLSFHSGHNNNVFQAKIMPCTDDRSIVTCSADGQVRHARILERGCVETTLLARHEGRAHKLAIEPGSPHIFYTCGEDGLVQHFDLRTRAATELFSCQPTDGRRINMSFIPLNAIAIDPRNPNLFAVAGSDQYTRLYDIRKYKWDGSSEFGEPTNYFCPPHLINHEHVEITGLAFSEQSELLVSYHDELIYLFTKDMGLGPNPLPASPVSMSSDASEAGGHHKLAACPSVMDTDDKVTPQVYKGHRNCRTVKGVNFFGPKSEYVVSGSDCGRIFVWKKKGGELIRVMKADKTVVNCIECHPHTMVLASSGIDHDIKIWTPKALERATLPTNIEQQKPKARDWTDSIFSPQELMLHLLQFRRQRTSSTSPERNGENSADGREFLELFFTFNANGDASSDDAGDTTSQEDLFS, encoded by the exons ATGAGTAAGCGAGCGAGAACCAGCGTCGACAAGGCAGTGGTCGATATTTGGCAGCGGGAGGTCGGCCAGCTCTCCACCAGAAACTTCGCGCACAGACTCGGCGCCTCCGAG GATCTTGTGCTCCGACTTGATACTTACAGGAAGCTGGAAAAGCACAAAGGTTGTGTGAACACCATAAGCTTCAATGCAGATGGTGGCATTCTGGTTTCGGGCTCCGATGACAGGCGGGTCATACTCTGGGATTGGGAAACTGGGCATATCAAGCTTTCATTTCATTCAGGTCATAATAACAATGTTTTTCAAGCAAAGATCATGCCTTGCACAGATGATCGAAGCATTGTCACCTGCTCTGCGGATGGGCAG GTGAGACATGCTCGGATTCTGGAACGTGGATGCGTGGAAACTACATTGCTTGCCAGACATGAGGGACGGGCTCATAAGTTGGCTATTGAGCCTGGGAGCCCACATATATTTTATACTTGCGGTGAAGATGGATTAGTGCAGCAT TTTGATCTGAGAACTCGGGCTGCCACTGAACTTTTCTCATGCCAACCAACTGATGGTAGAAGGATCAACATGTCATTTATCCCTCTAAATGCAATTGCCATTGATCCAAGGAACCCAAATCTCTTTGCGGTTGCAGGGTCTGATCAGTATACTCGACTTTATGATATCCGCAAGTATAAGTGGGATGGATCATCTGAGTTTGGTGAACCCACAAACTACTTTTGCCCTCCTCACTTGATTAATCATGAGCATGTTGAAATAACAGGCTTGGCCTTCTCAGAACAGAGCGAACTTCTTGTTTCATACCATGATGAGTTAATCTATCTTTTTACAAAGGATATGGGATTGGGACCTAATCCACTTCCAGCCTCTCCAGTGTCTATGAGCAGTGATGCAAGTGAAGCAGGAGGTCATCATAAATTGGCAGCTTGTCCATCAGTTATGGATACTGATGATAAAGTTACTCCCCAAGTTTACAAGGGGCACAGGAACTGTAGGACGGTGAAAGGTGTGAACTTCTTTGGGCCTAAGAGTGAGTATGTTGTGAGTGGATCAGACTGTGGCCGGATATTCGTATGGAAGAAAAAAGGTGGGGAGCTCATTCGTGTCATGAAAGCAGATAAGACTGTTGTAAACTGTATTGAGTGTCATCCCCATACCATGGTGCTTGCAAGCAGTGGAATTGACCATGACATCAAGATATGGACTCCAAAGGCCCTTGAGAGAGCTACATTGCCTACAAACATTGAACAG CAGAAACCCAAGGCTAGGGACTGGACGGATAGTATATTTTCTCCTCAGGAGTTGATGTTGCATCTACTTCAATTCCGAAGGCAGAGGACTAGCAGTACAAGCCCCGAGCGCAATGGTGAAAACTCCGCTGATGGTCGGGAATTTTTAGAGCTATTTTTTACATTCAATGCCAACGGTGATGCTTCTTCAGATGATGCAGGGGATACCACCAGTCAAGAGGATTTGTTTAGTTGA
- the LOC132182492 gene encoding uncharacterized protein LOC132182492 isoform X2 has product MSKRARTSVDKAVVDIWQREVGQLSTRNFAHRLGASEDLVLRLDTYRKLEKHKGCVNTISFNADGGILVSGSDDRRVILWDWETGHIKLSFHSGHNNNVFQAKIMPCTDDRSIVTCSADGQVRHARILERGCVETTLLARHEGRAHKLAIEPGSPHIFYTCGEDGLVQHFDLRTRAATELFSCQPTDGRRINMSFIPLNAIAIDPRNPNLFAVAGSDQYTRLYDIRKYKWDGSSEFGEPTNYFCPPHLINHEHVEITGLAFSEQSELLVSYHDELIYLFTKDMGLGPNPLPASPVSMSSDASEAGGHHKLAACPSVMDTDDKVTPQVYKGHRNCRTVKGVNFFGPKSEYVVSGSDCGRIFVWKKKGGELIRVMKADKTVVNCIECHPHTMVLASSGIDHDIKIWTPKALERATLPTNIEQMVIFSMMMIFLMMFLMKMMMMMMMVAMVMKMTMTTLLMMMVARVMKIIMMKPKARDWTDSIFSPQELMLHLLQFRRQRTSSTSPERNGENSADGREFLELFFTFNANGDASSDDAGDTTSQEDLFS; this is encoded by the exons ATGAGTAAGCGAGCGAGAACCAGCGTCGACAAGGCAGTGGTCGATATTTGGCAGCGGGAGGTCGGCCAGCTCTCCACCAGAAACTTCGCGCACAGACTCGGCGCCTCCGAG GATCTTGTGCTCCGACTTGATACTTACAGGAAGCTGGAAAAGCACAAAGGTTGTGTGAACACCATAAGCTTCAATGCAGATGGTGGCATTCTGGTTTCGGGCTCCGATGACAGGCGGGTCATACTCTGGGATTGGGAAACTGGGCATATCAAGCTTTCATTTCATTCAGGTCATAATAACAATGTTTTTCAAGCAAAGATCATGCCTTGCACAGATGATCGAAGCATTGTCACCTGCTCTGCGGATGGGCAG GTGAGACATGCTCGGATTCTGGAACGTGGATGCGTGGAAACTACATTGCTTGCCAGACATGAGGGACGGGCTCATAAGTTGGCTATTGAGCCTGGGAGCCCACATATATTTTATACTTGCGGTGAAGATGGATTAGTGCAGCAT TTTGATCTGAGAACTCGGGCTGCCACTGAACTTTTCTCATGCCAACCAACTGATGGTAGAAGGATCAACATGTCATTTATCCCTCTAAATGCAATTGCCATTGATCCAAGGAACCCAAATCTCTTTGCGGTTGCAGGGTCTGATCAGTATACTCGACTTTATGATATCCGCAAGTATAAGTGGGATGGATCATCTGAGTTTGGTGAACCCACAAACTACTTTTGCCCTCCTCACTTGATTAATCATGAGCATGTTGAAATAACAGGCTTGGCCTTCTCAGAACAGAGCGAACTTCTTGTTTCATACCATGATGAGTTAATCTATCTTTTTACAAAGGATATGGGATTGGGACCTAATCCACTTCCAGCCTCTCCAGTGTCTATGAGCAGTGATGCAAGTGAAGCAGGAGGTCATCATAAATTGGCAGCTTGTCCATCAGTTATGGATACTGATGATAAAGTTACTCCCCAAGTTTACAAGGGGCACAGGAACTGTAGGACGGTGAAAGGTGTGAACTTCTTTGGGCCTAAGAGTGAGTATGTTGTGAGTGGATCAGACTGTGGCCGGATATTCGTATGGAAGAAAAAAGGTGGGGAGCTCATTCGTGTCATGAAAGCAGATAAGACTGTTGTAAACTGTATTGAGTGTCATCCCCATACCATGGTGCTTGCAAGCAGTGGAATTGACCATGACATCAAGATATGGACTCCAAAGGCCCTTGAGAGAGCTACATTGCCTACAAACATTGAACAG atggtGATTTTTTCTATGATGATGATATTTCTGATGATGTTtctgatgaagatgatgatgatgatgatgatggtagCAATGGTGATGAAAATGACAATGACGACGCTGTTGATGATGATGGTAGCAAGGGTgatgaaaataataatgatg AAACCCAAGGCTAGGGACTGGACGGATAGTATATTTTCTCCTCAGGAGTTGATGTTGCATCTACTTCAATTCCGAAGGCAGAGGACTAGCAGTACAAGCCCCGAGCGCAATGGTGAAAACTCCGCTGATGGTCGGGAATTTTTAGAGCTATTTTTTACATTCAATGCCAACGGTGATGCTTCTTCAGATGATGCAGGGGATACCACCAGTCAAGAGGATTTGTTTAGTTGA
- the LOC132164763 gene encoding uncharacterized protein LOC132164763, translated as METLMSSSSAAIMSSSSSSPFSNFSTRRTLSSRPFRLPFATKGNENESNSPRSDSKDINSLPTVSNLPLSLSPLSKDVAMGLVLNAAAGRGWTTGSGMEGPSVPALETGLGTENVSTFPWSLFTKSPRRRMLVAFSCNICGQRTTRAINPHAYTDGTVFVQCCGCYAFHKLVDNLNLFQDMKCYVNPNFDYKGHSWDDVNFKYLDAEDGNNDIFPIQ; from the exons ATGGAAACCCTAATGAGCTCATCCTCTGCGGCGATCATGTCCTCCTCGTCCTCGTCACCTTTCTCGAATTTCTCTACCAGACGGACTCTCTCTTCGAGGCCCTTTCGGCTCCCTTTCGCCACCAAAG GTAACGAGAATGAATCAAATAGTCCTCGGTCTGATTCGAAGGACATCAACAGTCTTCCTACTGTCAGcaatctccctctctccctttcCCCTCTCTCAAAG GATGTGGCAATGGGATTGGTGCTGAATGCAGCGGCAGGGAGAGGGTGGACCACAGGTTCGGGTATGGAAGGCCCTTCAGTTCCTGCCCTTGAGACGGGCTTAGGCACTGAGAATGTGTCCACTTTCCCATGGTCTCTGTTCACTAAATCACCTCGCCGAAGAATGCTTGTGGCTTTTAGTTGTAACATTTGTGGACAGAGGACAACACGAGCTATTAACCCACACGCTTATACTGATGGCACTGTCTTTGTGCAG TGTTGCGGATGCTACGCATTTCATAAGCTTGTGGATAATTTGAACCTGTTTCAAGACATGAAGTGCTATGTGAACCCGAATTTTGATTACAAAGGTCACAGCTGGGATGATGTTAACTTCAAATATCTGGACGCTGAAGATGGCAATAATGACATATTTCCTATCCAGTGA